From Cyprinus carpio isolate SPL01 chromosome A7, ASM1834038v1, whole genome shotgun sequence, a single genomic window includes:
- the LOC109048401 gene encoding M-protein, striated muscle-like isoform X4 — translation MDKENQIIGYVVPIFRGSHEFESGLSDTEEARAKESAGYLARRDLFASGLESERIEHKSRRTVMRESAERISLSKRIHENEEYHKRLNEDSLMHTPEFVIKPRSHTVWEKQCVRLHCTISGWPEPRVVWYKNNVSIDPMAKPGKYKVVSSYSVHSLEINKCDFDDTAQYRVSAMNSKGETSAFASVVVKRFKGEVDESLPSPRLQSRRFGFEAPCLEYGVKFETNIVEKFGVSFGREGETLSFGCSVIIYPSLQRFQPEIEWYRDDKLLVPSKWVQMHWSGDRATLTLSHLNKEDEGLYTLRVITKSGFETHSAYVFVRDADAEIAGAPGAPLDVHSLDANKDYVIVSWKQPAVDGGSPILGYFVDRCEVGVTHWVQCNDTPVKFARFPVTGLVEGRSYVFRVRAVNKVGMSHPSRVSEPVAAMDPADRTRKGTSAPWTGQIIVTEEEPVEGVVPGRPRDLSVIEATKNYVVLSWKPPGDKGHEGVMYYVEKCVSGTDSWQRVNTEIPVRSPRFALFDLAEGKSYRFRVRCCNSAGVGEPSEPTEATTVGDKLDIPSAPGRVVPTRNTDTSVVVSWEASRDAKELVGYYIESSIAGSNAWEPCNNKPVKGTRFICHGLTTGESYVFRVRAVNAAGISEFSQESEAIKVKAAIGGGILHASPTPPYGITVLECVRDSMVLAWKQPTFIGGADITGYFVDYREVIGGVPGKWHEANIKAVSERAYRVSELKENMLYQFQVRAANMAGVGIPSLPSETFKCEEWTIAVPGPPHDLQVQEVRKDSLVLLWKPPVYQGRDAVNGYYIDIKEADADFEMWRGVNEKATHKTFMTIKDLKEGESYVFRVRAQNKAGVGKASDPTEPVEAVTKPGTAEIVVDVDDDGVISLNFECSNLTADSKFVWSKNYMEMTEPERMTLETKGNKSKAIFKTPSEEDLGIYSCFVTHTDGASASYTLSEETLKELLKVSHDHKFPIIPLKTELAVELLEKGRVRFWLQAEKISANGKVEYVFNDNMIHQGEKYKMNFDKNTGVIEMFMESLGKEDEGTFTFQLQDGKATNQSSLVLIGDVFKQLQKESEFQKKEWIRKQGPHFVEYLGYEVTPECCVRLKCKVANMKKDSVALWYKDGREIKVNEKLDFSEGVLTLEIAQISKKDAGIYEVVLKDDRGKDTSTLNLTDQGFKDLMNQVFSVIANSSTPLKIQSTEEGIRLYTFVSYYNDELHVTWHHKDAAIAFTERIKSGVVGEQLWLQISEPTEKDKGKYAIEFFDGKGGLRRTVELAGQAFDDAFAEFQRLKAAAIAERNRARVAGGLPDVVTIQEGKSLNLTCDIWGEPVPEVTWLKNEREMVSNDHYILKFDSGKFASFTITCVNTSDSGKYSILVKNKYGTESGDFTVSVFLPDEEPGKKK, via the exons ATGGACAAGGAGAACCAGATCATCGGTTATGTGGTGCCCATCTTCAGGGGCAG TCATGAGTTTGAAAGCGGCCTATCAGACACTGAGGAAGCTCGCGCTAAAGAGAGCGCCGGGTATCTGGCTCGCCGTGACCTCTTTGCTAGTGGCTTGGAGTCGGAGCGCATCGAACACAAGTCCCGCAGAACCGTCATGAGGGAGTCCGCAGAGCGCATCTCGCTTAGCAAGAGG ATCCATGAGAACGAAGAGTACCATAAGCGTCTGAACGAGGACAGCCTGATGCACACGCCCGAGTTTGTGATTAAGCCACGATCCCACACTGTTTGGGAGAAACAGTGTGTGCGGCTGCACTGTACCATCTCAGGATGGCCTGAACCACGCGTCGTGTG GTACAAGAACAATGTTAGCATTGATCCAATGGCTAAGCCGGGGAAGTACAAAGTGGTGAGCAGCTACAGCGTCCACTCCCTGGAGATCAATAA GTGTGACTTCGATGACACTGCACAGTACCGTGTGTCAGCCATGAACAGCAAGGGCGAGACCTCTGCTTTTGCTTCTGTTGTCGTCAAAA GATTCAAAGGAGAAGTTGATGAGTCTCTGCCATCTCCCAGACTCC AAAGCAGAAGGTTCGGCTTTGAAG cACCTTGTCTGGAGTACGGAGTGAAATTCGAGACGAACATTGTGGAGAAGTTTGGTGTTTCTTTTGGTCGTGAGGGTGAGACGCTGAGTTTCGGCTGCTCTGTTATCATCTACCCTTCACTGCAGCGCTTCCAGCCTGAGATAGAGTGGTACAGAGATG ataaaCTGCTGGTGCCATCTAAATGGGTTCAGATGCACTGGAGCGGCGACAGAGcgacactcactctctcacacctCAACAAGGAGGATGAAGGACTCTACACACTTCGCGTCATCACCAAATCTGGCTTTGAGACTCATTCAGCGTATGTCTTTGTCAGAG aTGCTGATGCGGAGATTGCAGGCGCTCCAGGTGCTCCTTTAGATGTTCATAGTCTGGATGCTAATAAAGATTATGTGATCGTTAGCTGGAAACAGCCTGCTGTGGATGGAGGAAGTCCCATTCTGGGCTACTTTGTTGACAG GTGTGAAGTTGGCGTGACACACTGGGTGCAATGCAATGACACTCCGGTGAAGTTTGCACGCTTCCCTGTAACTGGTCTCGTGGAGGGACGAAGCTATGTGTTTCGAGTGCGTGCGGTGAACAAGGTAGGCATGAGCCATCCATCCCGTGTGTCTGAACCAGTAGCTGCTATGGACCCTGCAGACCGCACAAGAAAAG GTACCTCTGCTCCTTGGACTGGACAAATCATTGTGACCGAGGAGGAGCCTGTGG AGGGAGTGGTTCCTGGCAGACCTCGTGATCTCTCAGTCATTGAGGCCACTAAAAACTATGTGGTGTTGAGCTGGAAGCCTCCAGGGGACAAGGGCCATGAGGGGGTTATGTATTACGTGGAGAAG tgtgtgtctgGCACAGACAGCTGGCAGCGAGTCAACACTGAAATCCCCGTCAGATCTCCACGTTTTGCTCTTTTTGATCTGGCCGAGGGCAAGTCTTACCGCTTCCGCGTTCGCTGCTGCAACTCAGCCGGTGTTGGCGAACCATCAGAACCGACCGAAGCCACCACGGTTGGGGACAAGCTGG ATATCCCATCAGCCCCAGGCCGTGTGGTTCCCACCCGCAATACAGACACATCTGTGGTGGTTTCATGGGAAGCGTCACGTGACGCTAAAGAGCTGGTGGGCTACTACATTGAGAGCAGCATTGCAGGGAGCAATGCTTGGGAGCCATGCAACAACAAACCAGTTAAAGGCACAAG ATTTATCTGTCATGGCTTGACAACAGGCGAGAGTTACGTTTTCCGGGTAAGAGCAGTCAATGCTGCGGGAATCAGTGAATTCTCACAGGAATCAGAAGCCATTAAAGTTAAAGCTGCTATTG GGGGCGGTATTCTTCATG CTTCACCCACCCCACCCTACGGCATCACTGTGCTGGAGTGTGTGCGGGACTCAATGGTACTAGCCTGGAAACAGCCCACTTTCATCGGCGGTGCTGACATCACTGGTTACTTTGTTGATTACCGTGAGGTCATCGGTGGAGTACCGGGAAAATGGCATGAGGCAAATATTAAGGCTGTCAGTGAGAGAGCTTATAGA GTTTCAGAGCTTAAGGAAAACATGCTGTACCAGTTCCAGGTACGTGCTGCCAACATGGCTGGTGTGGGCATCCCATCTCTTCCCAGTGAGACATTCAAGTGTGAGGAGTGGACTATTGCTGTACCGG GACCACCCCATGACCTCCAAGTGCAGGAGGTGCGTAAGGACTCTCTGGTCTTGCTCTGGAAACCACCTGTCTACCAGGGTCGTGATGCTGTCAATGGATACTACATTGATATCAAAGAGGCTGACGCAGACTTTGAGATGTGGAGAGGAGTCAATGAGAAAGCTACTCACAAGACATTCATGACG ATCAAGGATCTAAAGGAGGGGGAATCATATGTTTTCCGTGTGCGCGCTCAGAACAAGGCTGGTGTAGGAAAAGCATCAGATCCTACAGAACCAGTTGAGGCAGTTACTAAACCAG GTACTGCTGAGATAGTTGTGGATGTTGACGATGATGGTGTCATTTCACTGAATTTTGAGTGCTCTAACCTCACCGCTGACTCCAAATTCGTCTGGTCCAAGAACTACATGGAAATGACAGAACCTGAACGCATGACCTTGGAGACTAAGGGTAACAA ATCCAAAGCCATCTTTAAAACACCTTCAGAAGAAGATCTGGGCATCTACTCTTGTTTCGTGACACACACTGATGGAGCCTCTGCCAGCTACACACTTTCTGAGGAAA CTCTAAAAGAACTTCTGAAGGTCAGCCATGACCACAAATTCCCCA TCATCCCACTGAAGACAGAGCTGGCCGTGGAGCTGCTGGAGAAGGGCAGAGTTCGCTTCTGGTTGCAGGCTGAAAAAATCTCTGCCAATGGAAAAGTTGAATATGTGTTCAATGACAATATGATCCACCAGGGAGAG AAATACAAGATGAACTTTGATAAAAATACTGGCGTCATTGAGATGTTCATGGAGTCTCTGGGCAAAGAGGACGAGGGAACATTCACTTTCCAGCTTCAAGACGGAAAAGCCACCAACCAGTCCAGTCTAGTGCTGATCGGAGATG TGTTTAAGCAGTTACAGAAGGAATCGGAGTTCCAGAAAAAGGAATGGATTAGGAAACAAG GTCCACACTTCGTGGAGTATCTCGGTTATGAAGTCACGCCTGAGTGCTGTGTGAGACTGAAGTGTAAG GTTGCTAATATGAAGAAAGACTCTGTGGCGCTGTGGTATAAGGATGGACGAGAGATCAAGGTCAATGAGAAACTGGATTTCTCTGAAGGAGTGTTAACTTTGGAGATCGCTCAG ATCTCCAAAAAGGATGCTGGTATATATGAAGTAGTTCTGAAAGATGATCGAGGCAAAGACACCTCCACCCTCAACCTCACAGACCAAG GATTCAAAGACCTGATGAACCAGGTTTTCAGTGTTATTG CGAACTCCTCCACTCCGCTGAAGATCCAGAGCACAGAGGAGGGAATCAGGCTTTACACCTTCGTCAGCTACTACAACGACGAGCTGCATGTCACCTGGCATCACAA GGACGCTGCGATTGCATTCACCGAGCGCATTAAGAGTGGTGTGGTGGGAGAGCAGCTGTGGCTGCAGATCTCTGAACCCACAGAGAAAGATAAAGGCAAATACGCCATTGAGTTCTTCGACGGGAAAGGAGGCTTACGCAGAACTGTGGAACTGGCTGGACAAG catttgacGATGCATTTGCTGAATTTCAAAGACTCAA GGCTGCAGCGATTGCAGAGAGAA
- the LOC109048401 gene encoding M-protein, striated muscle-like isoform X5 codes for MHTPEFVIKPRSHTVWEKQCVRLHCTISGWPEPRVVWYKNNVSIDPMAKPGKYKVVSSYSVHSLEINKCDFDDTAQYRVSAMNSKGETSAFASVVVKRFKGEVDESLPSPRLQSRRFGFEAPCLEYGVKFETNIVEKFGVSFGREGETLSFGCSVIIYPSLQRFQPEIEWYRDDKLLVPSKWVQMHWSGDRATLTLSHLNKEDEGLYTLRVITKSGFETHSAYVFVRDADAEIAGAPGAPLDVHSLDANKDYVIVSWKQPAVDGGSPILGYFVDRCEVGVTHWVQCNDTPVKFARFPVTGLVEGRSYVFRVRAVNKVGMSHPSRVSEPVAAMDPADRTRKGTSAPWTGQIIVTEEEPVEGVVPGRPRDLSVIEATKNYVVLSWKPPGDKGHEGVMYYVEKCVSGTDSWQRVNTEIPVRSPRFALFDLAEGKSYRFRVRCCNSAGVGEPSEPTEATTVGDKLDIPSAPGRVVPTRNTDTSVVVSWEASRDAKELVGYYIESSIAGSNAWEPCNNKPVKGTRFICHGLTTGESYVFRVRAVNAAGISEFSQESEAIKVKAAIGGGILHASPTPPYGITVLECVRDSMVLAWKQPTFIGGADITGYFVDYREVIGGVPGKWHEANIKAVSERAYRVSELKENMLYQFQVRAANMAGVGIPSLPSETFKCEEWTIAVPGPPHDLQVQEVRKDSLVLLWKPPVYQGRDAVNGYYIDIKEADADFEMWRGVNEKATHKTFMTIKDLKEGESYVFRVRAQNKAGVGKASDPTEPVEAVTKPGTAEIVVDVDDDGVISLNFECSNLTADSKFVWSKNYMEMTEPERMTLETKGNKSKAIFKTPSEEDLGIYSCFVTHTDGASASYTLSEETLKELLKVSHDHKFPIIPLKTELAVELLEKGRVRFWLQAEKISANGKVEYVFNDNMIHQGEKYKMNFDKNTGVIEMFMESLGKEDEGTFTFQLQDGKATNQSSLVLIGDVFKQLQKESEFQKKEWIRKQGPHFVEYLGYEVTPECCVRLKCKVANMKKDSVALWYKDGREIKVNEKLDFSEGVLTLEIAQISKKDAGIYEVVLKDDRGKDTSTLNLTDQGFKDLMNQVFSVIANSSTPLKIQSTEEGIRLYTFVSYYNDELHVTWHHKDAAIAFTERIKSGVVGEQLWLQISEPTEKDKGKYAIEFFDGKGGLRRTVELAGQAFDDAFAEFQRLKAAAIAERNRARVAGGLPDVVTIQEGKSLNLTCDIWGEPVPEVTWLKNEREMVSNDHYILKFDSGKFASFTITCVNTSDSGKYSILVKNKYGTESGDFTVSVFLPDEEPGKKK; via the exons ATGCACACGCCCGAGTTTGTGATTAAGCCACGATCCCACACTGTTTGGGAGAAACAGTGTGTGCGGCTGCACTGTACCATCTCAGGATGGCCTGAACCACGCGTCGTGTG GTACAAGAACAATGTTAGCATTGATCCAATGGCTAAGCCGGGGAAGTACAAAGTGGTGAGCAGCTACAGCGTCCACTCCCTGGAGATCAATAA GTGTGACTTCGATGACACTGCACAGTACCGTGTGTCAGCCATGAACAGCAAGGGCGAGACCTCTGCTTTTGCTTCTGTTGTCGTCAAAA GATTCAAAGGAGAAGTTGATGAGTCTCTGCCATCTCCCAGACTCC AAAGCAGAAGGTTCGGCTTTGAAG cACCTTGTCTGGAGTACGGAGTGAAATTCGAGACGAACATTGTGGAGAAGTTTGGTGTTTCTTTTGGTCGTGAGGGTGAGACGCTGAGTTTCGGCTGCTCTGTTATCATCTACCCTTCACTGCAGCGCTTCCAGCCTGAGATAGAGTGGTACAGAGATG ataaaCTGCTGGTGCCATCTAAATGGGTTCAGATGCACTGGAGCGGCGACAGAGcgacactcactctctcacacctCAACAAGGAGGATGAAGGACTCTACACACTTCGCGTCATCACCAAATCTGGCTTTGAGACTCATTCAGCGTATGTCTTTGTCAGAG aTGCTGATGCGGAGATTGCAGGCGCTCCAGGTGCTCCTTTAGATGTTCATAGTCTGGATGCTAATAAAGATTATGTGATCGTTAGCTGGAAACAGCCTGCTGTGGATGGAGGAAGTCCCATTCTGGGCTACTTTGTTGACAG GTGTGAAGTTGGCGTGACACACTGGGTGCAATGCAATGACACTCCGGTGAAGTTTGCACGCTTCCCTGTAACTGGTCTCGTGGAGGGACGAAGCTATGTGTTTCGAGTGCGTGCGGTGAACAAGGTAGGCATGAGCCATCCATCCCGTGTGTCTGAACCAGTAGCTGCTATGGACCCTGCAGACCGCACAAGAAAAG GTACCTCTGCTCCTTGGACTGGACAAATCATTGTGACCGAGGAGGAGCCTGTGG AGGGAGTGGTTCCTGGCAGACCTCGTGATCTCTCAGTCATTGAGGCCACTAAAAACTATGTGGTGTTGAGCTGGAAGCCTCCAGGGGACAAGGGCCATGAGGGGGTTATGTATTACGTGGAGAAG tgtgtgtctgGCACAGACAGCTGGCAGCGAGTCAACACTGAAATCCCCGTCAGATCTCCACGTTTTGCTCTTTTTGATCTGGCCGAGGGCAAGTCTTACCGCTTCCGCGTTCGCTGCTGCAACTCAGCCGGTGTTGGCGAACCATCAGAACCGACCGAAGCCACCACGGTTGGGGACAAGCTGG ATATCCCATCAGCCCCAGGCCGTGTGGTTCCCACCCGCAATACAGACACATCTGTGGTGGTTTCATGGGAAGCGTCACGTGACGCTAAAGAGCTGGTGGGCTACTACATTGAGAGCAGCATTGCAGGGAGCAATGCTTGGGAGCCATGCAACAACAAACCAGTTAAAGGCACAAG ATTTATCTGTCATGGCTTGACAACAGGCGAGAGTTACGTTTTCCGGGTAAGAGCAGTCAATGCTGCGGGAATCAGTGAATTCTCACAGGAATCAGAAGCCATTAAAGTTAAAGCTGCTATTG GGGGCGGTATTCTTCATG CTTCACCCACCCCACCCTACGGCATCACTGTGCTGGAGTGTGTGCGGGACTCAATGGTACTAGCCTGGAAACAGCCCACTTTCATCGGCGGTGCTGACATCACTGGTTACTTTGTTGATTACCGTGAGGTCATCGGTGGAGTACCGGGAAAATGGCATGAGGCAAATATTAAGGCTGTCAGTGAGAGAGCTTATAGA GTTTCAGAGCTTAAGGAAAACATGCTGTACCAGTTCCAGGTACGTGCTGCCAACATGGCTGGTGTGGGCATCCCATCTCTTCCCAGTGAGACATTCAAGTGTGAGGAGTGGACTATTGCTGTACCGG GACCACCCCATGACCTCCAAGTGCAGGAGGTGCGTAAGGACTCTCTGGTCTTGCTCTGGAAACCACCTGTCTACCAGGGTCGTGATGCTGTCAATGGATACTACATTGATATCAAAGAGGCTGACGCAGACTTTGAGATGTGGAGAGGAGTCAATGAGAAAGCTACTCACAAGACATTCATGACG ATCAAGGATCTAAAGGAGGGGGAATCATATGTTTTCCGTGTGCGCGCTCAGAACAAGGCTGGTGTAGGAAAAGCATCAGATCCTACAGAACCAGTTGAGGCAGTTACTAAACCAG GTACTGCTGAGATAGTTGTGGATGTTGACGATGATGGTGTCATTTCACTGAATTTTGAGTGCTCTAACCTCACCGCTGACTCCAAATTCGTCTGGTCCAAGAACTACATGGAAATGACAGAACCTGAACGCATGACCTTGGAGACTAAGGGTAACAA ATCCAAAGCCATCTTTAAAACACCTTCAGAAGAAGATCTGGGCATCTACTCTTGTTTCGTGACACACACTGATGGAGCCTCTGCCAGCTACACACTTTCTGAGGAAA CTCTAAAAGAACTTCTGAAGGTCAGCCATGACCACAAATTCCCCA TCATCCCACTGAAGACAGAGCTGGCCGTGGAGCTGCTGGAGAAGGGCAGAGTTCGCTTCTGGTTGCAGGCTGAAAAAATCTCTGCCAATGGAAAAGTTGAATATGTGTTCAATGACAATATGATCCACCAGGGAGAG AAATACAAGATGAACTTTGATAAAAATACTGGCGTCATTGAGATGTTCATGGAGTCTCTGGGCAAAGAGGACGAGGGAACATTCACTTTCCAGCTTCAAGACGGAAAAGCCACCAACCAGTCCAGTCTAGTGCTGATCGGAGATG TGTTTAAGCAGTTACAGAAGGAATCGGAGTTCCAGAAAAAGGAATGGATTAGGAAACAAG GTCCACACTTCGTGGAGTATCTCGGTTATGAAGTCACGCCTGAGTGCTGTGTGAGACTGAAGTGTAAG GTTGCTAATATGAAGAAAGACTCTGTGGCGCTGTGGTATAAGGATGGACGAGAGATCAAGGTCAATGAGAAACTGGATTTCTCTGAAGGAGTGTTAACTTTGGAGATCGCTCAG ATCTCCAAAAAGGATGCTGGTATATATGAAGTAGTTCTGAAAGATGATCGAGGCAAAGACACCTCCACCCTCAACCTCACAGACCAAG GATTCAAAGACCTGATGAACCAGGTTTTCAGTGTTATTG CGAACTCCTCCACTCCGCTGAAGATCCAGAGCACAGAGGAGGGAATCAGGCTTTACACCTTCGTCAGCTACTACAACGACGAGCTGCATGTCACCTGGCATCACAA GGACGCTGCGATTGCATTCACCGAGCGCATTAAGAGTGGTGTGGTGGGAGAGCAGCTGTGGCTGCAGATCTCTGAACCCACAGAGAAAGATAAAGGCAAATACGCCATTGAGTTCTTCGACGGGAAAGGAGGCTTACGCAGAACTGTGGAACTGGCTGGACAAG catttgacGATGCATTTGCTGAATTTCAAAGACTCAA GGCTGCAGCGATTGCAGAGAGAA